One Polaribacter sp. SA4-12 genomic window carries:
- a CDS encoding 2-oxoglutarate dehydrogenase E1 component, whose translation MDKFSFLNAAHTGFIADLYDKYLVNPDAVEPSWRSFFQGYDLANENYSLKDDDSEVEIPQEVRKEFLVVDLINGYRTRGHLFTKTNPVRERRQYEPNLDIENFGLSQSDLNSEFSAGEVLGIGKSKLSTIISNLQSIYCDSIGVEYMYMRNPEKLKWWQDRINKNDNHPKYTGEAKKYILGKLNQAVTFESFLQTKYVGQKRFSLEGGEALIPGISVILRDAAEKFGVKECVLGMAHRGRLNTLVNIFKKPVRDLFSEFEGKDFEDQNIDGDVKYHLGLTLSKTFRDGNEIKMNLVPNPSHLETVASVAEGITRAKIDRKYNGDSSKILPIIIHGDAAIAGQGIAYEIVQMAKLNGYKTGGTIHIVVNNQIGFTTNYLDARSSTYCTDVGKVTLSPVLHVNADDTEAVCHAMEIALEFRMRFQSDVFIDLLGYRKYGHNEGDEPRFTQPKLYKAISKHQNPKDIYAEQLIKEGSIDSSYLAGITNEFKQMLEKEFDEAKKVKTSKVREFMQSTWKKYDRQKLDAMLLDDDTKYDVEKLKNIAKVVSTVPENVKFVRKAERILNGRKKMAFETNQLDWGMAENLAYGSLMEEGYNIRISGQDVERGTFSHRHAILRDELTEERINLLNTNPNNKGQMTIYNSLLSEYGVLGFDYGYAMANPDTLTIWEAQFGDFSNGAQIMFDQYISAAEDKWKMQNGIVVLLPHGYEGQGSEHSSARIERYLQLCAIDNMTVANCTTPANFYHLLRRQMKRNYRKPLIVFTPKSLLRHPKAVNTIEDLAGGEFQEVIDDTLNPKNVKKLVFCMGKFYYDLLEERENLERDDIALVRIEQLFPLHLEKIQKVIDRYPNVTEYIWAQEEPRNMGAWSFMLERFELVKLNVRSRRYYAVPAAGSSTRFKKRHKEVIDSVFNND comes from the coding sequence ATGGATAAATTTTCGTTTTTAAACGCAGCGCACACAGGCTTTATTGCTGACTTATATGATAAATATTTGGTAAACCCAGATGCAGTTGAACCAAGTTGGAGAAGCTTCTTTCAAGGGTATGATTTAGCAAATGAAAATTACTCTTTAAAAGACGATGATTCAGAGGTAGAAATCCCTCAAGAAGTTCGTAAAGAATTTTTAGTTGTAGATTTAATTAATGGGTACAGAACACGTGGTCATTTATTTACTAAGACAAATCCTGTAAGAGAAAGAAGACAGTATGAGCCTAATTTAGATATCGAAAATTTTGGTTTGTCTCAAAGCGATTTAAATAGCGAATTTTCTGCCGGTGAAGTTTTAGGAATAGGTAAATCGAAGCTTTCTACAATTATTTCAAACTTACAAAGTATTTACTGTGATTCTATTGGTGTAGAATACATGTACATGCGTAACCCAGAGAAATTAAAGTGGTGGCAAGATCGTATTAATAAAAATGACAATCACCCAAAATATACTGGTGAAGCTAAGAAATATATTTTAGGAAAACTAAATCAAGCAGTAACGTTTGAAAGCTTTCTACAAACAAAATATGTTGGTCAAAAACGTTTTTCTTTAGAAGGTGGTGAAGCTTTAATTCCGGGAATTAGTGTTATACTAAGAGATGCTGCTGAAAAGTTTGGTGTAAAAGAATGTGTTTTAGGAATGGCTCATAGGGGACGTTTAAATACATTAGTAAATATATTTAAAAAACCTGTAAGAGACTTATTTAGTGAGTTTGAAGGAAAAGATTTTGAAGACCAAAATATAGATGGAGATGTAAAGTATCATTTAGGTTTAACATTAAGTAAGACCTTTAGAGATGGTAATGAAATCAAAATGAATTTGGTTCCGAATCCATCACACTTAGAAACTGTTGCGTCTGTAGCAGAAGGAATTACAAGAGCAAAAATAGACAGAAAATACAATGGTGATTCTAGTAAAATATTACCAATAATTATTCATGGAGATGCAGCAATAGCTGGTCAAGGAATTGCTTACGAAATTGTTCAAATGGCCAAATTAAATGGTTATAAGACTGGTGGAACAATTCATATTGTTGTAAATAACCAAATTGGTTTTACAACAAACTATTTAGATGCACGTTCAAGTACATATTGTACAGATGTTGGTAAAGTAACTTTATCTCCTGTTTTACATGTAAATGCAGATGACACTGAAGCTGTTTGTCATGCAATGGAAATCGCGTTAGAATTTAGAATGCGATTTCAATCTGATGTCTTTATTGATTTATTAGGATATAGAAAATATGGCCATAATGAAGGTGATGAACCTCGTTTTACCCAACCAAAATTATACAAAGCAATTTCTAAGCATCAAAATCCGAAAGATATTTATGCAGAACAATTAATTAAAGAAGGTTCTATTGATTCTTCTTACTTAGCTGGAATTACGAATGAGTTTAAACAAATGCTTGAAAAAGAATTTGATGAAGCAAAGAAAGTAAAAACATCTAAAGTTAGAGAGTTTATGCAATCTACTTGGAAAAAATATGATCGTCAGAAATTAGATGCAATGCTACTTGATGATGATACAAAATATGATGTTGAGAAATTAAAAAATATTGCAAAAGTTGTTTCTACAGTTCCAGAAAACGTAAAATTTGTTCGTAAAGCTGAACGAATTTTAAATGGAAGAAAAAAAATGGCTTTTGAAACCAATCAATTAGATTGGGGAATGGCAGAAAATCTTGCTTATGGCTCTTTAATGGAAGAAGGCTATAATATTCGTATTTCTGGCCAAGATGTAGAAAGAGGAACTTTTTCTCACAGACATGCTATTTTACGTGACGAACTTACAGAAGAAAGAATAAATTTATTAAATACAAACCCTAATAATAAAGGACAAATGACGATTTACAATTCGTTATTGTCTGAATATGGTGTTCTTGGTTTCGATTATGGTTATGCTATGGCAAACCCTGATACTTTAACTATTTGGGAAGCACAGTTTGGAGATTTTTCTAACGGTGCTCAAATAATGTTTGACCAATACATTTCTGCTGCAGAAGACAAATGGAAAATGCAAAACGGAATTGTAGTCTTATTACCTCATGGTTATGAAGGACAAGGATCTGAACATTCATCTGCAAGAATAGAACGTTATTTACAATTATGTGCAATAGACAACATGACTGTTGCAAACTGTACAACACCTGCAAACTTCTATCATTTGTTGCGTAGACAAATGAAACGTAACTATAGAAAACCATTAATTGTATTTACTCCTAAGAGCTTATTACGTCATCCGAAAGCGGTAAATACAATTGAAGATTTAGCTGGTGGAGAATTCCAGGAAGTTATAGACGATACACTAAACCCTAAAAATGTAAAGAAATTAGTTTTCTGTATGGGTAAATTCTATTATGATTTACTAGAAGAAAGAGAAAACTTAGAAAGAGATGATATTGCTTTGGTTAGAATTGAGCAATTATTCCCTTTACATTTAGAGAAAATTCAGAAAGTTATAGATAGATATCCTAATGTTACAGAATACATTTGGGCACAAGAAGAACCTAGAAATATGGGAGCTTGGAGTTTTATGTTAGAACGTTTTGAATTGGTAAAGTTAAATGTGCGTTCTCGTAGATATTATGCCGTTCCTGCTGCAGGTTCTAGCACACGATTTAAAAAACGTCATAAAGAAGTTATCGATAGCGTTTTTAACAATGATTAA
- a CDS encoding SDR family NAD(P)-dependent oxidoreductase, whose protein sequence is MSKKVAVITGATGGIGFQVAKRLGKDGYAVVLNGIEDADGAKRVEELTAEGIEAEYFGFDVTSDDAVTKNIKAIGEKYGQIDVLVNNAGGLGGRSRFEEMTTEFYRFVMALNLDSVFFASRAAIPLLKKSENASIINYTSNAAWNAGGPGAGIYGTSKAGVHAITRALAKDLAEYGIRVNAVSPGTIDTPFHAQIKSTKPEVFASWANSIMLGRLGKPEDVAGVVSFLASKDAAFITAETIQIGGGQALGI, encoded by the coding sequence ATGAGTAAAAAAGTAGCTGTAATTACAGGTGCTACTGGAGGAATTGGTTTCCAAGTAGCTAAAAGATTAGGTAAAGATGGATATGCCGTAGTTTTAAACGGAATAGAAGATGCAGATGGGGCTAAAAGAGTAGAAGAATTAACTGCTGAAGGAATTGAAGCTGAGTACTTTGGATTTGACGTTACTAGTGATGATGCCGTTACTAAAAACATTAAAGCAATTGGAGAAAAATATGGTCAAATTGACGTATTAGTAAACAACGCTGGTGGATTAGGTGGTAGATCTCGTTTTGAAGAAATGACAACTGAGTTTTACAGGTTCGTAATGGCTTTAAACCTTGATTCAGTATTTTTTGCATCAAGAGCTGCAATTCCTTTGCTTAAGAAAAGTGAAAATGCATCAATTATAAACTATACTTCTAACGCTGCTTGGAATGCAGGTGGACCAGGAGCTGGTATTTATGGTACTTCTAAAGCAGGTGTTCATGCAATTACAAGAGCATTAGCTAAAGATTTAGCAGAATATGGAATTAGAGTAAATGCTGTATCTCCAGGTACAATTGACACTCCTTTTCATGCTCAAATTAAATCTACGAAACCAGAAGTGTTCGCTTCTTGGGCTAACAGTATTATGTTAGGTAGATTAGGTAAACCAGAAGATGTAGCTGGTGTTGTATCTTTCTTAGCTAGTAAAGATGCTGCATTTATTACTGCAGAAACTATCCAAATTGGTGGTGGTCAAGCATTAGGTATTTAA
- a CDS encoding MFS transporter, which translates to MKVKGLRWWVIALIALATVINYIDRQALVVLWPSISEDLYPDKTMTERKEIYALISVVFMFSYAFGQSIFGKIFDKLGTRIGFVLSIGFWSISTALHALASGVLSFAIFRSLLGVSEAGNWPGAAKGNAEWFPATERAFAQGLFNSGAAIGGIIAIPTIAFLTIYFSWQMIFVIIGLIGLLWLIPWLMIVKAPPKSHPWLTDIEKKYILSGQEEEEDNENSTEYNPPVKELLSRKQSWGVIIASAAIDPIWWLFVFWIPIYLSEVYGMDVKAIGIYGWVPYLGAMLGAFFGGLLAQNRLKKGWNVNKTRKMVITLGCLIMLPALLALSDPGSPLAAVLIMAAVLFGFQTAIGNVQTIPSDLYGKKTVGTLSGFAGTAAKLTGAGLVALVPMLTTGGNYAPAFIIGASLAFIVLASVWILIPKIEALKAKN; encoded by the coding sequence ATGAAAGTAAAAGGATTAAGATGGTGGGTTATTGCCTTGATAGCTCTAGCAACTGTAATTAATTATATTGATAGACAAGCTCTTGTTGTATTATGGCCTAGTATATCAGAAGATTTATACCCTGATAAAACAATGACAGAAAGAAAAGAGATATATGCTCTAATTTCTGTTGTATTTATGTTTTCATATGCTTTTGGTCAATCAATTTTTGGGAAAATATTTGATAAACTTGGAACACGAATTGGATTTGTTTTATCGATAGGTTTTTGGTCTATATCCACAGCACTTCATGCTTTAGCAAGTGGAGTCTTAAGTTTCGCTATTTTCAGATCATTATTAGGTGTATCTGAAGCAGGGAACTGGCCAGGAGCCGCAAAAGGAAACGCAGAATGGTTTCCAGCAACCGAGAGAGCTTTTGCACAAGGTTTATTTAATTCTGGTGCCGCAATTGGAGGTATAATAGCAATACCAACTATTGCTTTTTTAACAATATATTTTAGTTGGCAAATGATATTTGTTATAATAGGTTTAATTGGGTTGTTATGGTTAATTCCTTGGTTAATGATAGTAAAAGCTCCACCAAAAAGTCATCCTTGGTTAACTGATATTGAAAAAAAATACATACTTTCAGGACAGGAAGAAGAAGAAGATAATGAAAATTCAACGGAATACAATCCTCCAGTGAAAGAGTTACTTTCACGTAAACAAAGTTGGGGTGTTATTATTGCCTCAGCTGCAATAGACCCAATATGGTGGTTATTTGTTTTTTGGATTCCAATATATCTTTCAGAAGTATATGGAATGGATGTTAAGGCTATCGGTATATATGGATGGGTACCTTATTTAGGTGCTATGTTAGGTGCTTTTTTCGGCGGATTATTAGCTCAAAACAGATTAAAAAAGGGATGGAATGTAAACAAGACTCGAAAAATGGTAATAACTCTTGGGTGTCTTATTATGCTTCCTGCATTATTAGCTTTATCTGATCCTGGTTCTCCTCTTGCAGCAGTTTTAATAATGGCTGCAGTTCTTTTTGGATTTCAAACTGCAATTGGAAATGTACAAACGATACCAAGTGATTTATATGGTAAGAAAACCGTTGGTACACTTTCTGGTTTTGCAGGTACAGCAGCTAAACTAACCGGAGCTGGTTTAGTCGCTCTAGTTCCAATGTTAACAACCGGAGGTAATTATGCACCTGCATTTATAATTGGAGCAAGTCTTGCATTTATAGTATTAGCAAGTGTATGGATATTGATTCCAAAAATTGAAGCTTTAAAAGCAAAAAACTAA
- a CDS encoding FadR/GntR family transcriptional regulator — MKIEVLTKSDNSSIQKNIISKIKDLINLKNLEPGDKLPSERMLSEKFEVSRSNVREAIQRLEFYGLLKSIPQSGTFVANIGVIALNGMIKDILRLDDPDFKSLVETRILLELKTASLAATRRTDEDIVIMQEALSAYKDKVDNGEDAIQEDLLFHLAIAKASGNSTMNNFMLIITPEIITNFQKHHVCDAGLTKRGITDHQAIFDAIKERNPKLAKQKMKEHFKELYSYCYNI; from the coding sequence ATGAAAATAGAGGTACTTACAAAATCTGATAATTCTAGTATTCAAAAAAATATTATTTCTAAAATTAAAGATCTAATAAATTTGAAGAATCTAGAACCCGGAGATAAGCTTCCTTCAGAAAGAATGCTTTCTGAAAAGTTTGAAGTATCTAGAAGTAATGTTAGAGAAGCAATTCAAAGATTAGAATTTTACGGTCTATTAAAATCTATTCCACAGAGTGGAACTTTTGTTGCAAACATTGGTGTTATTGCACTGAATGGTATGATTAAAGATATTTTAAGATTAGATGACCCTGATTTTAAGTCTTTAGTAGAAACAAGAATTTTATTAGAATTAAAGACAGCTAGTTTAGCTGCAACAAGAAGAACTGATGAAGATATAGTTATAATGCAAGAAGCTCTCTCAGCCTATAAAGATAAAGTAGATAATGGAGAAGATGCAATACAAGAGGATTTACTTTTTCATTTAGCAATAGCAAAAGCAAGTGGTAATAGTACAATGAATAATTTCATGCTAATTATTACCCCAGAAATAATCACTAATTTTCAGAAGCACCATGTTTGTGATGCAGGTTTAACTAAAAGAGGAATAACAGATCATCAAGCTATCTTCGATGCAATTAAAGAAAGAAACCCCAAATTAGCAAAACAAAAAATGAAAGAGCATTTTAAAGAGCTCTACAGTTATTGCTATAATATTTAA
- a CDS encoding NAD(P)-dependent oxidoreductase: MKKPTIGFIGLGLMGGNMVENLQKRGFELTVMDLNKDEVAKVIARGNATEASSPKELAAKSDIIMFCLTTSAVVEKIVYGENGILEGIKEGAVLIDFGTSIPASTIKIGKALAEKGAGMIDAPLGRTPAHAKDGLLNIMAAGNKATFEKVKPVLDEQGENVFYLGALGAGHTTKLINNFMGMTTVVAMSQAFAAAKLAGVDTQQLFDIMSSGPSNSPFMKFCKHYAVDNVSDLGFSIANANKDLGYFVQMMNDLGTTSLIAEATSTNLKAAVSADMGSGNVPEIFDYFMKLEK; this comes from the coding sequence ATGAAAAAACCTACTATCGGATTTATCGGACTTGGCCTTATGGGTGGTAACATGGTTGAAAATCTTCAAAAAAGAGGTTTTGAGCTAACAGTAATGGATCTTAATAAAGATGAAGTTGCAAAAGTAATAGCACGTGGTAATGCTACTGAAGCTAGCTCTCCAAAAGAATTAGCTGCAAAGAGTGATATTATTATGTTCTGTCTTACAACTTCTGCTGTTGTTGAAAAGATTGTTTATGGTGAAAATGGTATCCTTGAAGGAATTAAAGAAGGTGCTGTTTTAATTGATTTCGGAACTTCTATCCCTGCTTCTACTATAAAAATAGGTAAAGCACTTGCAGAAAAAGGTGCTGGTATGATTGATGCTCCATTAGGACGTACACCAGCCCACGCAAAAGATGGACTGCTTAATATTATGGCAGCAGGTAATAAAGCTACTTTCGAAAAAGTAAAACCAGTTCTTGATGAGCAAGGTGAAAATGTATTTTATCTTGGTGCTCTTGGTGCTGGTCATACAACGAAGCTTATCAATAACTTTATGGGGATGACTACTGTAGTTGCTATGTCGCAAGCTTTTGCTGCAGCAAAATTAGCAGGTGTAGATACTCAGCAGTTATTTGATATTATGTCTTCTGGTCCTTCGAACTCTCCGTTTATGAAGTTCTGTAAACATTATGCTGTAGACAACGTAAGTGATTTAGGTTTCTCTATCGCGAATGCAAACAAAGATCTAGGATATTTTGTACAAATGATGAATGATCTTGGTACAACTTCTCTAATTGCCGAAGCTACTTCTACAAACCTTAAAGCAGCAGTAAGTGCTGATATGGGGAGTGGAAATGTTCCAGAAATCTTTGATTATTTCATGAAGTTAGAGAAATAA
- a CDS encoding PKD domain-containing protein: protein MIYKLIKKFHKSIFTLLFMFLGIISCVDNGYEEFVPPTGNVNDIQPTTLFTTSTSAEDNMSIIFRSYSTDAATYLWDFGDGSTSTEENPDYTYTTGGLYKVKLTTKSSDGLVAVDSSNVAPIFVDFNLITVDSEVTFENLSSGVKSLVWDFGDDETLEWSSDDTALDPAFNPKHVYKTADTFVATLTATNFLGVKTSVSKNIEGLILSTVPDFTSDVNGLKVDFTDKSFLAVTHEWDFGDGSAVSTELNPSHTYASIKTYNVTLTTTNTAGVSKSITKGVAVGAVKATKAAIIFIGTIEELDEKNDNADAWDMTPSSTYVANGSKDKVPSPYYALWNNKTLNTWIEDNISKSNEGPGISTTNNSAPYSLKLHEEQRRMYQRIEVEIGVSYTIKLWAKLEGTSELSVYIMDNNIEDELTLESGNLGKLVANATENGNSFKEYSFTFKASTTEAIFYAKNSGSTFNSSNEVFVDDISIETPGF from the coding sequence ATGATTTATAAATTAATTAAGAAATTTCATAAAAGTATTTTTACTTTACTTTTTATGTTTTTAGGTATTATATCATGTGTTGATAATGGATACGAAGAGTTTGTACCACCAACTGGTAATGTAAATGATATACAACCTACTACCCTATTTACTACAAGTACAAGCGCAGAAGATAATATGTCTATCATTTTTAGAAGTTATTCTACAGATGCAGCAACATATTTATGGGATTTTGGAGATGGAAGTACTTCAACTGAAGAAAACCCAGACTACACATATACTACAGGTGGTTTATACAAAGTTAAACTTACAACAAAAAGTTCTGATGGATTAGTAGCGGTAGACTCATCAAATGTAGCTCCTATTTTTGTTGATTTCAATTTAATTACTGTAGACTCAGAAGTAACTTTTGAAAATTTATCTTCTGGAGTTAAATCATTAGTTTGGGATTTTGGAGATGATGAAACTTTAGAGTGGAGTTCTGATGATACTGCTCTAGATCCTGCTTTTAATCCTAAACATGTATATAAAACTGCAGATACTTTTGTAGCAACTCTTACAGCTACAAATTTCTTAGGTGTAAAAACTTCAGTTTCTAAAAACATAGAAGGATTAATATTATCTACAGTTCCTGATTTTACTTCTGATGTAAATGGTCTTAAAGTTGATTTTACAGATAAATCTTTTTTAGCAGTTACACATGAATGGGATTTTGGTGACGGTAGTGCTGTATCAACAGAGTTAAACCCTTCACATACTTATGCTTCTATTAAAACATATAATGTAACATTAACAACAACAAATACTGCTGGTGTTTCAAAAAGTATTACTAAGGGAGTTGCTGTAGGAGCTGTAAAAGCTACAAAAGCTGCAATCATTTTTATTGGAACAATAGAAGAATTAGATGAAAAAAATGATAATGCAGATGCTTGGGACATGACACCAAGTTCTACATATGTTGCAAATGGTTCTAAAGATAAAGTACCTAGTCCTTATTATGCATTATGGAATAACAAAACTTTGAATACCTGGATAGAAGATAATATTAGTAAAAGTAATGAAGGTCCAGGTATAAGCACAACTAATAATAGTGCTCCTTATTCATTAAAACTTCACGAAGAACAAAGAAGAATGTATCAGCGTATTGAAGTAGAAATCGGTGTATCATACACTATTAAACTTTGGGCAAAACTTGAAGGTACTTCAGAACTATCAGTATATATTATGGATAATAATATAGAGGATGAATTAACTTTAGAAAGCGGTAACCTTGGTAAATTAGTAGCAAATGCTACTGAAAACGGAAATTCATTTAAAGAGTATTCTTTTACATTTAAAGCCTCTACAACTGAAGCAATCTTTTATGCAAAAAATAGTGGATCTACATTTAATAGTAGTAATGAAGTATTTGTTGATGATATTTCAATTGAAACTCCAGGATTTTAA
- a CDS encoding PKD domain-containing protein: MKKHLFNLKYIVLGTIISLTSCVSNSLPEVGDLEDFTSPTPFFNLTDVTSSEFDCDDVELWAKYEYNFQAGSNLAVNGTNYEWTVTPSDGVTFVNKDLPILHQSIKAERATATAFEEQIAKLEFKLPCESNPDKVVVIQAEIDALKVELAAAEAAITDEVLENIANLETSITELDDATLQDQELIFSFPSPGVYTVSLTVTDNLGKSESTEKLITVNQAVPTIAVPEIGEPGFEDNSLFDGSGDGRDSWRAPSSSKWGSVFQINTKTIGTLPEGTQAAKFPADGSRALYQEIEVTPGATYVLTYFSAFNMNNLGEITISILKPTTDSHEEAQLTENIVASRTDNSIGRVVNVFKKHAITFEAGDNESVIIYGRNSGDESRLDSFDIIVKQ; this comes from the coding sequence ATGAAAAAACATTTGTTTAATTTAAAATATATTGTGTTAGGGACAATCATATCTCTAACCTCTTGTGTCAGTAATAGCTTGCCAGAAGTTGGTGATTTGGAAGATTTCACAAGTCCAACACCTTTTTTCAACCTAACTGACGTAACATCTTCAGAATTTGATTGTGATGATGTAGAGTTATGGGCTAAATATGAATATAATTTTCAAGCAGGTTCAAATTTAGCTGTAAATGGTACAAATTATGAATGGACAGTAACTCCTTCTGATGGAGTAACGTTTGTAAATAAAGACTTACCTATTCTTCATCAGTCAATTAAAGCTGAAAGAGCTACAGCGACAGCATTTGAAGAGCAAATTGCTAAATTAGAATTTAAATTACCTTGTGAATCTAATCCAGATAAAGTTGTAGTAATACAAGCTGAAATAGATGCTTTAAAAGTTGAATTAGCAGCAGCTGAAGCAGCAATTACAGATGAAGTTTTAGAAAACATTGCTAATTTAGAAACTAGTATTACTGAATTAGATGACGCAACATTACAAGATCAAGAATTAATCTTTTCTTTTCCAAGTCCAGGTGTTTATACGGTTTCTTTAACAGTAACAGATAACCTTGGTAAATCAGAATCTACAGAAAAATTAATTACAGTGAATCAAGCAGTACCAACAATTGCAGTTCCTGAAATTGGAGAACCTGGTTTTGAAGACAATAGTTTATTCGATGGTTCAGGTGATGGTAGAGATTCTTGGAGAGCTCCTAGTTCTTCTAAATGGGGATCTGTTTTTCAGATAAACACAAAAACGATAGGTACTTTACCAGAAGGTACACAAGCAGCGAAATTTCCTGCTGATGGTAGTAGAGCTTTATATCAAGAAATTGAGGTTACTCCAGGTGCAACTTATGTATTAACATATTTCAGTGCTTTTAACATGAATAATCTTGGAGAAATTACAATATCTATACTAAAACCTACTACTGATTCTCATGAAGAAGCGCAGTTAACAGAAAATATTGTAGCATCAAGAACAGATAATAGTATTGGTAGAGTTGTTAATGTTTTTAAGAAACATGCTATAACATTTGAAGCTGGAGATAACGAATCAGTAATCATTTATGGTCGTAATTCTGGTGATGAATCTAGATTAGATTCATTTGATATAATTGTTAAACAATAA